The following DNA comes from Hahella chejuensis KCTC 2396.
ATCGACAGCGGATATCGCGCCAGTCCCCGCAAGCAGGCGGTTTGAGACTAAGCTGCCCGCATAGCGGGCTATGCCATCTCTCAACTTGATTTATAATTCGATTCGTGGAAAGGTTGTGCCCACTCATGCGGATCAAATTAGCGAACAAATAATGCCGAAACGTCAACAGCCTCTTGGCGTCCGAACTGGCGACGATTATGCAGCGCGAGCGCGTCGCCGCAAGACCTGCGGCAAGCTCCAATAAGCCTGTATGCCGATTCACTTTGTTACCGGCTCGCATAATTTCAGGCGGCTTCTATCCTTACTTCTGTTGCTCTTCAGCTGCGTCTGGGCGCTAACGGCGCATGCGGACACGATGGAAGAGCGCCGTATCCGCACCAGCCTGAAGTTGTTCCGCGCCATGCTGGCGGCGGATCAGGATATAGAGTCCAAGAAGACCCACGACGACTATTTGAAAATAGTGCTTATCTACGCCAACAACAGCGCCAAGGCGGAGTTTTATGGCCGCGAACTGCTGGAATTGGGCGAGGGCGAACAACAGGCCCGGGTGCGTGGACTCCCCATTCGGGTTGAGATTTCCAACGATTTTGCATTGAGTAAATATCAGACGGCGCCGCCCGCCGGCGTTTTCGTCATCGAAAAGCTGTTTGATGACGAATTGCGGCAGTTGATCCAATTCGGCGTCGACAAACAGGTGGTGCTCTACTCTCCGTTTGAAGGGGATGTGGCCAAAGGCGTGTTGGGCGGTCTCGCGGTAGAGGCGCACATTAAGCCCTATATTAATCTGCAGACGCTGGCGGAATCCCAGATTCGTATCAAGGCGTTTTTTCTGAAGGTGGCGAAAACTTATGGCCCGTGACACCCGTGCAGAGCGATCCCGCGTGCCTATCGCCGCCACGCTTGCGTTTTCATTGCTGGCGCTGGCGTTGGAAGGCGTGCTGGCGGTTTATTGGTTTCTTGGGCTGGAACCCCGCTTAAGCGAAGAAGCGCAGGCGAACGCCCAGATACTGGCGTACTCCCAGGGGGTGGCGCTGGCGGATGTGCTGACGGAACACGCTGGTCAGCCGGTGGACCGTGAGCGGGTGGAGCGTGTGATTGATCAGATTCTGCTGCTGACCGATCCAGTGTCGGAGACGCCTTTCTTCCAGAGCGTGACCCTGGAGCTGGACTACAGCACGTTGAATGCGCCCTCAGGCATTCTGAATCGCACCTGGGGCGTGCGCAAATGCGCAGGTTGCTACGCCGCTCAAATTGAGCTGTACTCGAGGGTGACGGATGAGCTTCTGGGCGTTGCGCGCTTTGAAGTCAGCCACCTTTTCTTCAGTAAGCTCAAGCGTAATATGCAGCATGCCTTTCTGATGGATGCGTTACTGACGCTATGTCTGTTGTTGATCGCCTGGGTGGTGATCAACATCCTGATACGGAAACTGCGCGCTGAGATCGACGCGCGCAAACAGACGGAAAAAGAGCTGATCCTGGCCAAAGAACAGGCTGAAACCGCCAGTGAAGCCAAGAGCTTCTTCGTGGCTAACGTCAGTCACGAGATCCGCACGCCCATGAATGCAATACTGGGTATGTGCTATCTGATGCAGCGCACTGATCTGGACGCGAGGCAGACGGATTTTCTCAATCGCATCAACGTCGCCGCCAAATCATTGCTGGCGCTAATTAACGACATTCTCGATTTCTCCAAGATTGAAGCGGGCAAGCTCAAGATAGAAAACCGCCCCTTTAGTCTCGACGGCGTATTGCAACAGCTGGCGCAAATGGAGGCGGCGAAGGCGGCGGAGAAACAACTGGAGCTGATCTTCTCCGTGTCCCAGGATGTGCCGCAGCGCCTGAAGGGCGACCCGGACCGCTTGGGACAGATCCTGCTCAATCTGGTGAACAACGCCATTAAGTTCACGGAGCGCGGTAAGATTGTGGTGACGGTGCGTCTGTATAAGAAAGAAGCGGGCGACGAGGGGCCTGTGATGCTGCGCTTCTCTATCCGTGACACTGGCGTCGGTATCGCGCCGAAAAACCTGTCGCGTCTGTTCGCGGCATTCAGTCAGGTGGACAGCCGTTTGAGCCGCCGTTATGAAGGCACTGGACTGGGGCTCGCTATCTGTAAGCAACTGGTGCAGTTGATGGGAGGGAAGATCTGGGCGAAGAGTACGCCAGGCAAAGGCAGTACCTTTGTGTTCACGGCCGGTTTTCAGGTGGATACGGATGAGGCGCCGCCGCCACAGGAAGTGAAAGAAGTCGGCCCGGTGGCTCGTCCGCGGGTATCGGGCAGAGTGCTGGTGGTGGAGGATAATCCGGGTAACCAGGAGGTGGCCCGTCATCTGCTGGGTGATCTCGGGCTGCATGTGGACATCTGCAACAACGGCTTGCAGGCCATTAACCGCATCAAAGACGCCCTGTATCGCAAAGAAGGACTCTGGGACCTGATATTCATGGATATTCAGATGCCGGAAATGGATGGCTTGCAGGCGACGCAATTGTTGCGCAAACTGCCGGGTCTGGATAAGACGCCGGTTATCGCCATGACGGCGATGGCGATCGCCGGTGATAAAGAGCGTTGCCTTAAGGCGGGTATGAATGATTATATTACCAAGCCTATCGACGTGAACCAGTTGTACCGGACGTTAAAAGCCTGGATGCGGGAAGCGCCTCCGAGCAAGCAGGTGGAAGCGGTCGAGTCTACGGCTGACAAGCCCGTCCGTAAGATCACGGAGAACTCTATCGAGCTGGATTTGCCAGGGATCGATTGGCAACAGGCGCAAGCGCGCTTCTTGGGTAATATATCCCTATTGCTGCATCTGGTGGTGGATTTTATTGAAAACAACTCTCACGCTTGCGCCCGCTTGCAGGACATGCTGGATCAGGGCGATGAGCAGGGTGCGGAGCATTTGGCCCATAGTCTGAAAGGCGAAGCCGGCAACCTGGGCGCCGAAGACGTGTATCAGGCCGCCATGACCCTGGAAAAGGAGATACGCCTGGGGCAGGTCAGAAACGAATCCTTAGTGATGCTGGCCGACGCACTGGACGAAATGTCTGGTTCCGCGCGTCAGGCGGAACTGCTGTTGCTGGAGCTGGAAAGCAACGGCGAACCCGAGCCGCAGCCCCAGAACGAGGATGGGCTGGTAGCGCGGGGGGCCTTGCTGGAAATACTGGAGGAGCTGGAAAAACTCATTTCCAGCAATAACTTACGCGCCAGGGACGTCGCTAAAGAAGTCAACGCATACGTATTAAGTGACGCTGCAAAGAGAGAAAATCAGGATTTGCTATTAAACTTACAGAAGTTGAACTTTAAAGAGGCGCTGGAAGCGTTGAGACGTTTGCGAACCCTGATACGAACAGACGATTAGAGCGACGACCTATGGCTAAGCAACAACCGGCCGGGCGTATTTTGGTGGTGGATGATCAGGCCACCAATATTGAGCTTCTGCATAACATCTTCAAAGAAGTGCACGAAGTGGAGTTCGCCATGACTGGCGAAGAGGCGCTGGAAATGGCGATCCGGGACTTACCGGACATTATCTTGCTTGATATCCAGTTGCCCGGCATGGATGGCTTTGAAGTATGCCGCAGGCTTAAGAGCAATGCGAATACCCGGCATATTCCCGTCATTTTTCTGACTGCGAAAAATGATGTGGACGACATGGTCAACGGCTACAAACAAGGCGCCGTGGACTATGTCATCAAACCGTTTAATTGGTTCGAACTCATCGCCAAGGTCAACACTCAACTGGTGTTGCGGGAAATGAAGTCGGAACTGCGCAACGCCCAGGAGCGGGAAGAGTTATTTCTGCGCCAGATTCAGCTGTCGTTGGAAGAGACCGAACTGACGCTTGGGGGCGGCAGACCACAAACCAAACAGCGCGTGCTCATCGTGGACGACTCCGTCAGCAATATCGAAACGCTGGCGAGCATGCTGGGGGACGAGTATGAGCTGTTCTTTGCGGTCAATGGCGAACAGGCCAAGCAGATCGCCCGTGAGGCGCATCCGCACCTGATTATGCTGGATGTAGTGTTGCCGGATACGGACGGCTATCAGGTCTGCAAACAGCTGAAGCGCGAACCGGAAACCCGCGATATTCCCATTGTGTTCGTCACTTCACGGGACTCTGCGGAAGACGAGACGCGCGGTTTGGAAGCCGGCGCCATCGACTATATTATCAAGCCCTATAGCCACTCTATCGTCAAAGCGCGAACGCGTAACTTGCTGGAGCTGGTGCGCAACCGGGACTTGCTGAAGAAGCTGACATTGACCGACGCGCTCACCGGCGTGCCAAACCGGCGCAATTTCCAGGAAGTCTATCGACGTGAATGGTTCCGCGCCTGCCGGGCGCGAGAGCCGCTGTCGCTGATCATGATCGACATTGATAACTTTAAGCGATTCAATGATTTCTACGGCCACCCCGCCGGTGACGCCTGTTTACAGAAAGTGGCCAAAATGATTTATCAAGTGCGCAAGCGCAACACGGATTTTGTCGCTCGCCTGGGGGGAGAAGAGTTCGTAGTCATTCTGCCGGACACGGACGCGGAAGGCGGGCAGCGCTTCGCTGACGCCATGTTGAACGCCGTGCGCAAACTGGCGATCGCCCATGAGCATAACGACGGCAAGAAAATCGTCACCATCAGCGCAGGTCTGGTTACTTGCTATCCTGGTCCACACATCAGTCGCGAAAATCTGCTGTCCACCGCCGACGAGTGCCTGTATCAGGCCAAGAAGGAAGGGCGTAACCGGGTATGCAGTCGCATGGAGCCGTCGGACGATCCGGCGTAAGCTCCACGGCTTGCACAGCCTGCCAATTCACTCTCCATTGGGGTTGCGCCCCGATCACTGGATGCGGATATTGCCCAGCTTGGACTGCTTGTAAATGGTGTAGGGCAGGGACAAAGTATCAAGCACGCCCGATACGACTATATCCACTACCAGCATGTGCGCCTCTCCATCCGTGGCCTGCCAGGTGTGGATGGGAGCGGGCGCGCCATGCAGGCGACAGAGGTCATAAGCAACGCCGCTATAAACCCGGGGGATGGACTCGCAATGAGTCCCGATTTCGTTGAGATTGCGCGCTGCGACATCATCGCCGCGCATGACAGTGTTTACTGTGCCACAGCCGGTAAAAACCGTGACGGAGACAGCCGCAAGGCTGCCCAGAATGGCGGTTTTAAATATATTCATTGTTGGCGGATTAACTGCTGTATTTGTTGTTTGGTTATTGTTTTTCTTTTTCTGTTTTTTCTTAGTCGGCGCCATGTTGACTGTTGGAAAAGTCTAGCCAAAAAATAAGCCTTTTGGTGTGAATTTCATCAACATTGTCAACCGGACTTGATTATAGAAAAGTATTCTAATAAGCGAGTCTGAGATAGACTACCGGCTAATGACCCTATGAAAATCCGCCTATGCAGACGAATCAGAATTTACCGCCTTCCACTGCTAAAGAAGCCGCTGAGCTGCCGGTTTCCCGCTCCTTGATCTTTTGTCTCGCCAATGAATTGCAATGGGACCAGGCGACGCTGGAGCGGGCGTTGAGTCATGCTGGTTATCAGACTTCTCGTTCAGACTGGCTGGCCAGGTGCCGCCTGTTTTTTATGTTGTGCGGCGCGGCGTTGATATTGGCCGGAGTCGCCGCTTTCTTTGCCTTTAACTGGCAAGATCTGCACAAATTCGCCAAATTCGCTTTGATCCAGACGGGTGTCGTGGCTGGAGCCTGGGGCGCCTGGCGTAAAGGGCTGGATAGCCTCGTTGGGCGATGCTGTCTGTTCGCCGCCGCGTTTTTGGCGGGCGTCCATCTGGCGGTATATGGTCAGATATATCAGACCGGCGCGGACCCTTATGGACTGTTTATCGCCTGGGGCGTATTGACCGCGGCCTGGGTCGCAATCGGCCGGCAACCTGGGTTATGGATGCTCGCGACGGTGCTGGCCAACTTGTCTCTGATTCTGTATTGGACGCAGATGCTTTATCCCCACTCAAGTTGGATCGAAGACTTTGGCGGTCCACTGCTCATGCTCGGTCAGATGGTGTGGGACCAGGGGCTGGCGTTGTCGCTATTGTTGCTGAATGGTCTGGTGCTCGTCATGTGGGAGCTTTGCGCCGAGCGTGGGGTGAGCTGGATGCAGGGACGCTGGTTTCCCCGCGTCGTCGCCACTGGCGTACTGGCGTTAATGGCCAGCGCCAGTTTATCGGTGATATTTGACGGTTGGGAGCATGGAGCGCGCTTAGCTCCGTTAACGCCTGTCGGGTTTGTTGTGGTGGTCGGCGGCTGCCTCTGGTTTTATCAGCGCCGCAAGCCTGACTTACTGGTTCTGGCTGAATGCGCGCTTGCGATCATTTTGGTAGTGAACTCTTTAATAGCAAGACTTTGGGCGGATTCATTCGAGTTCGCATTGTTCATGGCGCTGCTGGTTATCGGGCAAACCGCCTTCGCTGCGCTATGGTTGCGTGAGTTGGCGCGTAAGATCCGCAAGGGGGCTCCGCATGCGCGATGATCAATTGACGCTGGCGCAGCTTCTGGAGCGCATGCGGGCGGAGAACCCCGCGATTACCACTGCATCGGAAATGCCGACGCCGTTGCAACAACGACTGTTGCAGTATGAGGAGCAGCCCTGGTTCATCAAGGCGCTGGTGGGATTTGGCGCCTGGCTTGGCAGTTGGCTGTTTATCGCCTTCGCGTTAGGCGTTAGCTTGATGGCTTCCGATGGGGGATATATTGCCCTGGGATTGCTGTTTATAGGCGGCGCTACTGTTCTGAGTCGTGTAGTGGATCATCTGTTCGTCAATCAGGTCGCGCTGGCGACCAGCATGGCCGGCCAGCTGATGCTGGGCTTTGGTCTGGAAGAAATGAATCTGGTTGACGATGTGGAAGGCATACTGGCGACGCTGATTTTGGTCAATCTGGCGTTGATTCCTTTATTCGCGGACCGCGCACATCGCTTTTTGTCCATTCTCTTTATCTGTGTGGCGACGGCCATATTGCTTTATATCTACAAGCAACAAGCGCTGATACCTTTTGCGCCGCCTCTATTGGCGGCGGGATTCGCCTGGCTGACTCTGAATGACTCTCAAAGCGGGTTGCGTCGATACGAAGCCCTGACGTCGCCCCTCGCGGCGGGAATGATTGTCGCTGCGTTAGGATGGTCGCTATTGTCGGCGGTTTATGTACTGCCGGATCTGCTGGATGACTTTGTGTTTTATCCCAACCCTTGGATCTCCACTCTGGGAATTGCGGCGGTTTTGATCTGGTCGCTTTGGCGGGTGTTAACCCCTGTCTTCGGTGAAGATAAGCGCGCGCCGGCGGTGTTGATCGCGACGGTGTTGATCGCAGCGGTGACGGCGCATAACGCGCCAGGATTGACGGCGGCGTGTCTGGCCCTGGTGGTGGGCGTAGCGCAGCGGCGCACGTTTTATATTGGGTTAGGCGTCGTGTTTCTGTCCGTGTTTCTGACGGCATATTTCTACGGCATTGAGATAAGCCTGTTGGCGAAGTCTGTCAGCCTTGTCGCTACGGGCGCAGTATTGATCGGCGTACGCAAATTGCTTGATCGCATCGGCGTCGAAGAGGAGGCCTCGTCATGACGGAGATGTTACGCAGACGTATTCTCTGGGGCGGCCTGGCGTTGGTGCTGCTGGTATGCAACGGGCTGATTATCGCCAAAGAAAGACTGCTCGCAAGCGGTGAAACCCTGTTGTTGGAGTTGGCGCCTCGCGACCCCCGCTCGATTATGCAGGGAGACTATATGCGCCTGCGCTATTCACTCATGCGGGAAATTGACAATGCCTTGGGCGATCAGGAAGACGTGGCGACGGCGGATGGGTATGTGATTGCCACTCTGGATGAAGATAGCGTCGCCCGCTTCCAACGTTTGGCGCAATCAGCGGACGAGGCGGGCGCTTCTGAAGTGGCTATGTTGTATCGGATCAGAGGCGGGCGGGTCAAAATTGCTTCTGACGCGTTCTTCTTTCAGGAAGGGCTTGGCGAATTCTACGAAGCCGCCCGCTATGGAGAGGTTAAAGTGAGTCCTGGCGGCGATGTACTGCTGGTTGGGCTGCGGGATCGCGACAAGCGCCCCATGCA
Coding sequences within:
- a CDS encoding YceK/YidQ family lipoprotein, with the protein product MNIFKTAILGSLAAVSVTVFTGCGTVNTVMRGDDVAARNLNEIGTHCESIPRVYSGVAYDLCRLHGAPAPIHTWQATDGEAHMLVVDIVVSGVLDTLSLPYTIYKQSKLGNIRIQ
- a CDS encoding GDYXXLXY domain-containing protein, coding for MTEMLRRRILWGGLALVLLVCNGLIIAKERLLASGETLLLELAPRDPRSIMQGDYMRLRYSLMREIDNALGDQEDVATADGYVIATLDEDSVARFQRLAQSADEAGASEVAMLYRIRGGRVKIASDAFFFQEGLGEFYEAARYGEVKVSPGGDVLLVGLRDRDKRPMQPALIDVE
- a CDS encoding response regulator, which codes for MAKQQPAGRILVVDDQATNIELLHNIFKEVHEVEFAMTGEEALEMAIRDLPDIILLDIQLPGMDGFEVCRRLKSNANTRHIPVIFLTAKNDVDDMVNGYKQGAVDYVIKPFNWFELIAKVNTQLVLREMKSELRNAQEREELFLRQIQLSLEETELTLGGGRPQTKQRVLIVDDSVSNIETLASMLGDEYELFFAVNGEQAKQIAREAHPHLIMLDVVLPDTDGYQVCKQLKREPETRDIPIVFVTSRDSAEDETRGLEAGAIDYIIKPYSHSIVKARTRNLLELVRNRDLLKKLTLTDALTGVPNRRNFQEVYRREWFRACRAREPLSLIMIDIDNFKRFNDFYGHPAGDACLQKVAKMIYQVRKRNTDFVARLGGEEFVVILPDTDAEGGQRFADAMLNAVRKLAIAHEHNDGKKIVTISAGLVTCYPGPHISRENLLSTADECLYQAKKEGRNRVCSRMEPSDDPA
- a CDS encoding DUF4401 domain-containing protein translates to MRDDQLTLAQLLERMRAENPAITTASEMPTPLQQRLLQYEEQPWFIKALVGFGAWLGSWLFIAFALGVSLMASDGGYIALGLLFIGGATVLSRVVDHLFVNQVALATSMAGQLMLGFGLEEMNLVDDVEGILATLILVNLALIPLFADRAHRFLSILFICVATAILLYIYKQQALIPFAPPLLAAGFAWLTLNDSQSGLRRYEALTSPLAAGMIVAALGWSLLSAVYVLPDLLDDFVFYPNPWISTLGIAAVLIWSLWRVLTPVFGEDKRAPAVLIATVLIAAVTAHNAPGLTAACLALVVGVAQRRTFYIGLGVVFLSVFLTAYFYGIEISLLAKSVSLVATGAVLIGVRKLLDRIGVEEEASS
- a CDS encoding DUF2157 domain-containing protein; protein product: MQTNQNLPPSTAKEAAELPVSRSLIFCLANELQWDQATLERALSHAGYQTSRSDWLARCRLFFMLCGAALILAGVAAFFAFNWQDLHKFAKFALIQTGVVAGAWGAWRKGLDSLVGRCCLFAAAFLAGVHLAVYGQIYQTGADPYGLFIAWGVLTAAWVAIGRQPGLWMLATVLANLSLILYWTQMLYPHSSWIEDFGGPLLMLGQMVWDQGLALSLLLLNGLVLVMWELCAERGVSWMQGRWFPRVVATGVLALMASASLSVIFDGWEHGARLAPLTPVGFVVVVGGCLWFYQRRKPDLLVLAECALAIILVVNSLIARLWADSFEFALFMALLVIGQTAFAALWLRELARKIRKGAPHAR
- a CDS encoding ATP-binding protein is translated as MARDTRAERSRVPIAATLAFSLLALALEGVLAVYWFLGLEPRLSEEAQANAQILAYSQGVALADVLTEHAGQPVDRERVERVIDQILLLTDPVSETPFFQSVTLELDYSTLNAPSGILNRTWGVRKCAGCYAAQIELYSRVTDELLGVARFEVSHLFFSKLKRNMQHAFLMDALLTLCLLLIAWVVINILIRKLRAEIDARKQTEKELILAKEQAETASEAKSFFVANVSHEIRTPMNAILGMCYLMQRTDLDARQTDFLNRINVAAKSLLALINDILDFSKIEAGKLKIENRPFSLDGVLQQLAQMEAAKAAEKQLELIFSVSQDVPQRLKGDPDRLGQILLNLVNNAIKFTERGKIVVTVRLYKKEAGDEGPVMLRFSIRDTGVGIAPKNLSRLFAAFSQVDSRLSRRYEGTGLGLAICKQLVQLMGGKIWAKSTPGKGSTFVFTAGFQVDTDEAPPPQEVKEVGPVARPRVSGRVLVVEDNPGNQEVARHLLGDLGLHVDICNNGLQAINRIKDALYRKEGLWDLIFMDIQMPEMDGLQATQLLRKLPGLDKTPVIAMTAMAIAGDKERCLKAGMNDYITKPIDVNQLYRTLKAWMREAPPSKQVEAVESTADKPVRKITENSIELDLPGIDWQQAQARFLGNISLLLHLVVDFIENNSHACARLQDMLDQGDEQGAEHLAHSLKGEAGNLGAEDVYQAAMTLEKEIRLGQVRNESLVMLADALDEMSGSARQAELLLLELESNGEPEPQPQNEDGLVARGALLEILEELEKLISSNNLRARDVAKEVNAYVLSDAAKRENQDLLLNLQKLNFKEALEALRRLRTLIRTDD